A genome region from Chitinophagales bacterium includes the following:
- a CDS encoding T9SS type A sorting domain-containing protein, producing MKLLNTKWIVYAIWVLLGMSAHSASAANYYWVGGSGDWSELSHWAAVSNGSGNAFSAPPTASDIVIFNRYSFTGSAQKVTVNSAANCGTIDFTDAVYTYKTSNNAPTFELNNHLTVTGDFIAPAAMKIANKSCLIFQGTGLKSINILSSISGSGSIKFQDQNGRWQLINNLTAVSNDVYLTKGTFNTAGKTLTIRRFISNSGEPRTLQLSSSKVQLRCVSLSSNGFWDIADPSNMILNSGSSEIEFYAASNNIKVTMKGGNLTYNKIKLNMANSSPTSTSSVSNLTITGDNTIGTLNVTKGNLLLTGSNTFTSSVSLAAKARHRFTYGTTQYLESTTALNAPATQANPIYLQSTSTSNYASFSKTSGIVCTDYVYINGIRAIGGASWNSASSNFNQSPQQNLGWNFGVSSSLISATILGGTKCKLLPFQLKLTFSGTTYPVTVLLQNTNTGEVDTISDILTSTYFHTVNPATTTTYSVLQLSSSGCYTTTANFTNVQAVVEIPTYGRDARWLGRISANWYDCYNWSNFAVPEDTVNTTIEPNKDSIQPVISGGSANTQRLEIAYDADLTLIGANTLLNVYGSFVNNGRFNPNDAKVSFIGNDVSIVSGGNYNNLTINNTTPGGLQIQDTVVVSGTLTLNNGILKTNGNLVSITNPSTTAITNFGSDNYINGALERTIGDTGTYSFPVGDDVIYALCEIRPRGGTGGVTKIKVQFINKPGTDEGLNLQFGDVNINSVHPAGIWLIEPDQQPNFGTGGISGDYELIFDVSSFSGLENYNFYILTRHDTSSSASDWTVAGTQSGATVQDGKIVVSGITHFSQWGIGSGGGALPVKMTEFRAIPVDQKYIQLKWTTETEINNHGFMVERSTDGKEFATIGFVPGNGNTTETQHYIYNDKNVELKKRYYYRLKQIDFDETFEHSKIVSAELGQETQAIRIGEFIPNPASNIATVDISIDTDEEAEFELKNTAGQVVRKGTVQLKAGSNNCSFNVQDLPSGSYLVTITTKEKIYTRRLIVK from the coding sequence ATGAAACTACTAAACACAAAATGGATAGTGTATGCTATCTGGGTATTGCTGGGCATGAGCGCCCACAGTGCTTCGGCAGCCAACTACTACTGGGTAGGCGGCAGCGGAGATTGGAGTGAACTTTCGCATTGGGCGGCTGTTTCTAATGGTAGTGGCAATGCTTTTTCTGCTCCTCCCACCGCTAGTGATATAGTAATTTTCAATCGCTATTCATTTACAGGTTCGGCTCAAAAAGTAACCGTTAATTCCGCAGCAAATTGTGGTACCATAGATTTTACCGATGCAGTTTATACCTATAAAACCAGCAACAATGCACCTACTTTTGAATTAAACAATCACTTAACCGTAACAGGCGATTTTATTGCTCCCGCTGCCATGAAAATTGCCAATAAAAGTTGTCTTATTTTCCAAGGAACAGGCTTAAAGTCTATCAATATTCTAAGCAGTATTTCCGGCTCGGGCAGCATAAAATTCCAAGACCAAAATGGTAGATGGCAACTCATAAACAACCTAACAGCTGTTTCCAACGATGTTTACTTAACTAAAGGTACATTTAACACTGCCGGAAAAACACTTACCATACGCAGGTTCATTTCAAACTCAGGCGAACCTCGCACGCTGCAATTAAGCAGTTCTAAGGTGCAGTTGCGCTGTGTTTCTTTATCATCAAACGGTTTTTGGGATATTGCAGACCCTAGCAACATGATACTAAACAGCGGCAGCAGCGAAATTGAATTCTATGCAGCCTCTAACAACATAAAAGTAACCATGAAAGGCGGCAATCTTACTTACAATAAGATTAAGCTAAACATGGCAAACTCATCGCCTACTAGCACCAGCTCGGTAAGCAACCTTACTATTACTGGCGACAATACTATTGGCACACTTAATGTTACTAAAGGAAATCTTCTTTTAACCGGCAGTAATACATTTACATCGAGTGTTAGTTTAGCTGCAAAAGCAAGACACCGCTTTACATACGGCACTACACAGTATTTAGAATCTACCACCGCACTAAATGCACCTGCAACACAAGCTAATCCAATTTATCTTCAAAGCACTTCCACTTCTAACTATGCCAGTTTTTCAAAAACGAGCGGCATAGTGTGTACCGATTATGTGTATATCAATGGAATTAGAGCTATTGGTGGCGCATCGTGGAATTCTGCAAGTAGTAATTTCAATCAATCGCCACAACAGAATTTAGGCTGGAATTTTGGAGTTTCCAGTTCACTTATTAGTGCTACTATTTTGGGTGGAACCAAATGCAAACTACTTCCATTTCAACTAAAACTAACCTTTAGTGGTACTACTTATCCTGTTACAGTTTTGTTGCAAAATACCAATACCGGGGAGGTTGATACTATTAGCGATATTCTAACATCTACTTACTTCCACACAGTTAATCCTGCAACTACCACTACTTACAGTGTATTGCAGTTATCTAGTAGTGGTTGCTATACCACTACTGCCAACTTTACTAATGTGCAAGCTGTGGTAGAAATACCTACTTATGGCAGAGATGCAAGATGGCTCGGCAGAATAAGCGCTAATTGGTACGATTGCTATAACTGGAGCAACTTTGCAGTTCCTGAAGACACGGTAAACACTACTATTGAACCCAATAAAGATTCCATTCAGCCCGTTATTTCGGGAGGCTCTGCCAATACACAACGCTTAGAAATTGCTTACGATGCAGACTTAACTTTAATTGGTGCAAATACATTATTGAATGTATATGGCAGCTTTGTAAACAACGGTCGTTTTAATCCTAACGATGCCAAAGTTTCGTTTATTGGCAATGATGTGAGCATTGTAAGTGGTGGCAACTATAACAACTTAACCATCAATAATACCACACCGGGAGGTCTTCAAATTCAAGATACAGTAGTAGTTTCGGGCACGCTTACCTTAAACAATGGTATCTTAAAAACCAATGGGAATTTGGTATCAATTACCAATCCATCTACAACTGCCATCACAAATTTCGGTAGCGACAACTACATAAACGGAGCATTAGAAAGAACCATTGGCGATACAGGCACGTACTCATTTCCTGTTGGCGATGATGTAATTTATGCACTATGTGAAATTCGTCCAAGAGGTGGCACCGGAGGCGTAACTAAAATCAAAGTTCAATTCATAAACAAACCGGGAACCGATGAAGGCTTAAACCTGCAGTTTGGCGATGTAAACATCAATAGTGTTCACCCGGCAGGTATTTGGCTAATTGAGCCCGACCAACAACCAAATTTTGGCACAGGCGGCATTAGCGGAGATTATGAACTGATATTTGATGTAAGCAGTTTCTCGGGCTTAGAAAATTACAACTTCTATATCCTAACCAGGCACGACACCTCTAGTTCTGCTAGCGATTGGACAGTTGCCGGAACCCAATCCGGTGCTACCGTACAAGATGGCAAGATTGTGGTATCAGGCATTACGCACTTTTCGCAATGGGGCATTGGCTCAGGTGGTGGTGCATTGCCTGTAAAGATGACCGAATTCAGAGCCATACCGGTGGATCAAAAATACATTCAACTAAAATGGACTACTGAAACAGAAATAAACAACCACGGTTTTATGGTGGAACGCAGCACCGATGGCAAAGAGTTTGCAACCATTGGTTTTGTACCCGGAAACGGCAATACTACCGAAACACAACACTACATCTATAACGACAAAAATGTAGAGCTAAAAAAACGCTACTACTATCGCTTAAAACAAATAGACTTTGATGAAACTTTTGAACACTCAAAAATAGTGAGTGCAGAATTGGGGCAAGAAACACAAGCTATAAGAATTGGAGAGTTTATACCAAATCCGGCAAGCAATATCGCTACAGTTGATATAAGCATAGACACCGATGAAGAAGCAGAATTTGAGCTTAAAAACACTGCAGGGCAGGTTGTACGCAAAGGCACGGTTCAACTTAAAGCAGGAAGCAACAACTGTAGTTTTAATGTGCAAGATTTACCTTCTGGCAGTTATTTAGTAACTATTACCACTAAAGAAAAAATTTACACAAGAAGACTAATTGTAAAATAA
- a CDS encoding sensor histidine kinase translates to MKNATQKSVALLVSTVLAFLLMLVLAFIRFSANKEMPIYLIGFIPVIAFVIAFPLVYFTVEEFIYRRVKLIYKIINDLKTGKDVLREKLESPNILDDVKAQVIEFSLKKSAEIEELKKMEKYRRDFLGNVSHELKTPIFNIQGYLETLLDGGLEDAKIARDYVERAAKNADRLGNIVEDLLLISQYEGGELELYIDRFDIHQLTKDVFDSLKMQAQQNDIRFQFKEECDQAFFVEADKSRISQVLFNLITNAIKYGREHGYVFAGFYVMEDKLLVEISDNGPGIEQQHLGRLFERFYRVDKARSRDGGGTGLGLSIVKHIVEAHGEKLHVRSTIGIGTTFGFTLRRSR, encoded by the coding sequence ATGAAGAATGCTACTCAAAAAAGTGTTGCTTTGCTGGTATCTACGGTGCTGGCGTTTTTGTTAATGTTGGTACTGGCGTTTATTCGTTTTTCGGCCAATAAAGAAATGCCCATCTACCTCATAGGGTTTATTCCGGTAATAGCATTTGTAATTGCTTTTCCGCTGGTTTACTTTACGGTAGAAGAATTTATTTACCGAAGAGTAAAATTGATTTACAAGATAATAAACGATCTAAAAACAGGAAAAGATGTACTGCGCGAAAAGCTGGAATCGCCTAATATTTTAGATGATGTAAAGGCGCAGGTAATTGAATTTAGCTTAAAGAAAAGTGCCGAAATTGAGGAGTTGAAAAAGATGGAAAAGTATAGGAGAGATTTTTTAGGCAATGTATCGCACGAGCTTAAAACACCCATCTTTAATATACAGGGTTATTTGGAAACGTTGCTCGATGGTGGATTAGAGGATGCAAAAATTGCACGCGATTATGTGGAGCGCGCTGCCAAAAATGCCGATAGGTTGGGAAATATTGTTGAAGATCTGCTGCTTATTTCGCAGTACGAAGGTGGGGAGTTGGAGTTGTATATAGATCGCTTCGATATTCACCAACTTACCAAAGATGTTTTTGATAGCTTAAAAATGCAGGCACAGCAAAATGATATTCGTTTTCAGTTTAAGGAAGAATGCGATCAAGCATTTTTTGTAGAAGCCGATAAAAGCAGGATTTCGCAAGTGTTGTTTAATCTTATTACCAATGCCATAAAATACGGACGCGAACATGGTTATGTATTTGCCGGATTTTATGTAATGGAAGATAAATTACTGGTAGAGATAAGTGATAATGGCCCCGGTATTGAACAGCAGCATTTGGGGCGGTTGTTTGAGCGTTTTTATAGAGTAGATAAAGCACGCTCGCGCGATGGCGGAGGTACGGGTTTGGGTTTGTCTATTGTAAAACATATTGTAGAGGCGCATGGCGAAAAATTACATGTGCGCAGCACCATTGGTATTGGTACTACTTTTGGATTTACACTTAGGCGTAGCCGATAG
- the rlmB gene encoding 23S rRNA (guanosine(2251)-2'-O)-methyltransferase RlmB, with protein MEESYCIVGRKPVAELLRAGKAFAKVMLQSGLKSEDLEAIAAEARKAGVQVQYVPKEKLDFAAKKFSKERYVNHQGVVALAAMGKVLTIEELLSSLEQSNSTPLLVVFDGITDVGNLGAIARSALCFGAHALVMPSAGSAPVNPEGIKRSAGALEQIPLCRVENISMALKLLKAHGIKIFAASEDAETPIQECDFSIPCAVVLGDEGKGISTVVLRQCDGTFAIPMKDNFDSLNVSVSAGITLYEAMQQREAKQ; from the coding sequence ATGGAAGAATCATACTGTATTGTTGGTCGGAAGCCGGTAGCAGAGTTGCTGCGTGCCGGCAAAGCATTTGCAAAAGTAATGTTGCAAAGTGGCTTAAAGAGCGAAGATTTAGAAGCCATAGCAGCCGAGGCACGCAAAGCAGGCGTGCAGGTACAATATGTGCCTAAAGAAAAGCTAGATTTTGCAGCGAAGAAGTTTTCTAAAGAAAGATATGTAAACCATCAAGGTGTAGTGGCTTTGGCAGCAATGGGCAAGGTGCTTACTATTGAAGAATTACTTTCGTCTTTAGAGCAAAGCAACAGCACTCCGCTGCTAGTAGTATTTGATGGTATTACCGATGTGGGAAATTTAGGTGCCATAGCCCGCTCTGCACTGTGTTTTGGAGCCCATGCTTTGGTAATGCCCTCTGCCGGAAGTGCTCCTGTAAATCCAGAAGGTATAAAACGTAGCGCAGGCGCCTTGGAGCAAATTCCGCTGTGCAGGGTAGAGAATATTTCTATGGCATTAAAACTATTAAAGGCACATGGTATAAAAATTTTTGCAGCATCTGAGGATGCCGAAACACCCATTCAAGAATGCGATTTTTCGATACCGTGTGCCGTAGTGCTGGGCGATGAAGGCAAAGGCATTAGCACTGTGGTGCTCAGGCAATGCGATGGCACATTTGCAATTCCGATGAAAGATAATTTCGACTCTTTGAATGTGAGCGTTTCTGCGGGTATTACACTTTATGAAGCCATGCAGCAGCGCGAGGCAAAGCAATAG
- a CDS encoding translation initiation factor yields the protein MKNKSDRRGIVYSTNPDFVFEPEAEMETTLPTSQQKLYVRLDRLKGGKVATVIENYIAVEEDLQLLGKELKTKCGVGGSTKDGEIILQGDHREKVLQLLAAKGLQAKKKGG from the coding sequence ATGAAAAACAAAAGCGATAGAAGAGGGATAGTATATAGTACCAATCCGGATTTTGTGTTTGAACCTGAGGCTGAAATGGAAACCACATTGCCGACTTCGCAGCAAAAATTATATGTGCGTTTAGATAGGTTGAAGGGTGGAAAAGTGGCAACTGTAATTGAAAATTATATAGCTGTAGAGGAAGATTTACAATTGCTAGGAAAAGAGTTGAAAACTAAATGTGGTGTGGGTGGCAGCACTAAAGATGGCGAAATTATTTTGCAGGGCGATCATCGCGAGAAAGTATTACAACTGCTGGCTGCTAAAGGGTTACAAGCTAAAAAGAAAGGAGGTTGA
- the dnaK gene encoding molecular chaperone DnaK, whose translation MGKIIGIDLGTTNSCVSVMEGADPIVIANDEGRRTTPSIIGFLANGERKVGDPAKRQAITNPTKTIQSIKRFMGRRYSECANEVSHFPYKIVKGDNDTVRVDIDGRLFTPQEISAMVLQKMKKTAEDYLGQPVTEAVITVPAYFNDSQRQATKEAGEIAGLTVRRILNEPTAAALAYGLDKKGKDIKIAVYDLGGGTFDISILELGGGVFEVKSTNGDTNLGGDDFDHVIIEWLAEEFKREENVDLRKDPMALQRLKESAEKAKIELSASQETEINLPYITAIDGVPKHLVRKLTRSKFEQLSDDLVQRTLEPCRQSLKDAGYTASDIDDVILVGGSTRIPKIQEVVEKFFGKKPSKGVNPDEVVAVGAAIQGGILSGDVKDDIVLVDVTPLSLGLETYGGVFTKLIEANATIPTKKSQVFTTAADNQPSVEIHVLQGERAMAKDNRTIGRFHLGDIPVAPRGVPQIEVTFDIDSNGIIHVSAKDKGTGKEQSIRIEASTGLSKEEIEKMRNEAKANEAADKEAREKAEKKNAADSLAFQTEKQLKEYGDKIPADKKVAIETALEELKTALQSENMAAIEPATEKLNTAWQAASQDIYAAQQQAPGNENTQGQDTSQDTVSDVEYEEVKDNK comes from the coding sequence ATGGGAAAAATAATAGGAATAGACCTTGGAACAACCAACAGTTGCGTAAGCGTAATGGAAGGCGCAGACCCAATTGTAATCGCTAACGATGAAGGTCGCAGAACCACACCTTCTATTATTGGCTTTTTAGCTAATGGCGAACGTAAAGTAGGCGATCCGGCAAAACGCCAAGCAATTACAAACCCCACTAAAACCATTCAATCTATTAAGCGTTTTATGGGAAGAAGATACAGCGAATGCGCCAACGAAGTTTCGCACTTCCCCTATAAAATAGTGAAAGGCGATAACGATACCGTGCGCGTAGATATTGACGGTCGCCTCTTTACTCCGCAAGAAATTTCGGCAATGGTATTGCAGAAAATGAAAAAAACAGCCGAAGATTATTTAGGCCAGCCCGTTACCGAAGCCGTAATTACTGTACCGGCTTACTTTAACGACAGCCAACGCCAAGCCACCAAAGAAGCAGGCGAAATTGCAGGACTCACCGTGCGCAGAATACTAAACGAGCCTACGGCTGCCGCTTTAGCTTACGGTTTAGACAAAAAAGGAAAAGATATAAAGATTGCCGTGTACGACTTGGGTGGCGGTACCTTCGATATTTCTATTCTTGAACTAGGCGGAGGCGTATTCGAAGTAAAATCTACCAATGGTGATACCAACCTTGGAGGCGATGATTTCGACCACGTAATTATTGAATGGCTTGCCGAAGAATTTAAACGCGAAGAAAATGTGGATTTGCGCAAAGACCCAATGGCATTACAACGCTTAAAAGAATCTGCCGAAAAAGCCAAAATAGAATTAAGTGCTTCGCAAGAAACCGAAATAAATCTACCATACATTACCGCAATAGATGGAGTGCCTAAGCACTTGGTTCGCAAACTTACCCGCTCAAAATTCGAGCAACTTTCAGACGATTTGGTACAAAGAACCTTAGAGCCTTGCCGCCAATCTCTTAAAGATGCAGGTTACACAGCCAGCGATATTGACGATGTAATTTTAGTAGGCGGTTCAACCCGTATTCCTAAAATTCAAGAAGTAGTTGAAAAATTCTTCGGCAAAAAACCATCTAAGGGTGTAAACCCCGATGAAGTAGTAGCCGTAGGAGCAGCCATACAAGGCGGTATTCTAAGTGGAGACGTAAAAGACGATATCGTTTTAGTGGATGTAACACCACTTTCGCTCGGCTTAGAAACCTACGGAGGCGTGTTCACAAAACTAATAGAAGCCAATGCCACCATCCCTACCAAAAAATCGCAAGTATTTACAACCGCTGCCGATAACCAACCTTCGGTAGAAATTCACGTACTGCAAGGCGAAAGAGCTATGGCAAAAGACAACCGCACCATAGGCAGATTCCACCTTGGCGATATTCCGGTAGCACCGCGCGGTGTGCCGCAAATTGAAGTTACCTTTGATATAGACAGCAATGGCATTATTCATGTAAGTGCGAAAGACAAAGGCACCGGAAAAGAGCAAAGCATCCGCATTGAAGCATCTACAGGTTTAAGCAAAGAAGAAATTGAAAAAATGCGCAACGAAGCTAAAGCCAACGAAGCTGCCGATAAGGAAGCCCGCGAAAAAGCTGAAAAGAAAAATGCTGCAGATAGCCTTGCTTTCCAAACCGAAAAGCAACTAAAAGAATATGGCGATAAAATTCCTGCCGATAAAAAAGTAGCAATCGAAACTGCACTGGAAGAATTAAAAACAGCCTTGCAAAGCGAGAATATGGCAGCCATTGAACCTGCAACTGAAAAATTGAATACTGCTTGGCAAGCCGCTTCGCAAGATATTTACGCAGCACAGCAACAAGCCCCAGGCAACGAAAATACCCAAGGGCAAGATACCAGCCAAGACACCGTAAGCGATGTTGAATACGAAGAAGTAAAAGACAATAAATAA